Proteins from a genomic interval of Musa acuminata AAA Group cultivar baxijiao chromosome BXJ1-9, Cavendish_Baxijiao_AAA, whole genome shotgun sequence:
- the LOC135593200 gene encoding ABC transporter G family member 42-like, with translation MEGMERAWDSGRRASRSLSRSISRGMGMGNWGMEDVFARSSTRGRSWGSRSGVDDDEEALRWAALEKLPTYSRLRTGILRSVVAEGEQGRRQYQHKEVDVRKLGVNERQEFIERVFKVAEEDNERFLKKLRNRIDKVGIQLPTVEVRFEHLNVEAKCHVGNRALPSLANTARDIAESAVGLLGINLTKRTSLTILKDISGVIQPSRMTLLLGPPSSGKTTLLLALAGKLDPTLKTRGEISYNGYRLEEFVPQKTAAYISQNDVHVGEMTVKETFDFSARCQGVGSRYDLLTELARREKEGGILPEAEVDLFMKATAIEGVKSSLQTDYTLRILGLDICADTIVGDEMQRGISGGQRKRVTTGEMIVGPTKVLFMDEISTGLDSSTTFQIVKCLQQIVHLGEATILMSLLQPAPETFELFDDIILLSEGQIVYQGPREFVLEFFEACGFRCPERKGTADFLQEVTSRKDQEQYWADKERPYRYISVSEFAQCFKRFHVGLRLENELSVPFDKSQSHKAALVFSKKSVSTSELLKASFAKEWLLIKRNSFVYIFKTVQIVMVALIASTVFLRTRMHTRNEDDGVIYIGALLFGLIVNVFNGFAELSIAISRLPVFYKHRDLLFYPAWIFTLPNFLLRIPISILETVVWTVMTYYTIGYAPEASRFFKQLVLVFLIQQMAAGLFRTVAGLCRSMIISNTGGALSVLIIFVLGGFILPKDVIPKWWIWGFWISPLTYGYNALAVNEFLAPRWMNKPSSDDRPLGRAILENANVFPEARWYWIGAGALLGFSILFNLLFTFFLMYLNPIGKPQAVISEETAAEMEENRDETRESPRIRRAGSENDSLPRELSKRDGNNAREMMVLRMSPSGTNRLNRDMSIDEAATGVAPKRGMVLPFTPLAMSFDEVSYYVDMPAEMKDQGVTEDRLQLLRNVTGAFRPGVLTALMGVSGAGKTTLMDVLAGRKTGGYVEGDIRISGYPKNQETFARISGYCEQNDIHSPQVTVRESLIYSAFLRLPKEVSDGEKLKFVDEVMELVELDNLRDAIVGLPGITGLSTEQRKRLTIAVELVANPSIIFMDEPTSGLDARAAAIVMRTVRNTVDTGRTVVCTIHQPSIDIFEAFDELLLMKRGGQVIYSGPLGRNSHKIIEYFEAIPGVPKIKDKYNPATWMLEVSSVAAEVRLQMDFAEYYKSSALYQRNKALVGELSNPASGTNDLYFPTQFSESSWGQFKACLWKQWWTYWRSPDYNLVRFFFTLVTALLLGSIFWRIGHKSGSANNLRIVIGAMYAAVLFVGVNNCSTVQPLVAIERTVFYRERAAGMYSALPYAMAQVLVEIPYVVIQAAYYSLIVYSMMSFQWTAAKFFWFYFISLFSFLYFTYYGMMTVSLSPNHQVAAIFASTFYSVFNLFSGFFIPRPRIPKWWVWYYWICPLQWTVYGLIVTQYGDLESYISVPGSETPIRTKDYVKDHFGYHTDFMPVVAIVLVGFALFFAFMFAYCIKKLNFQQR, from the exons ATGGAGGGCATGGAGAGGGCGTGGGACTCCGGGCGGCGGGCGAGCAGGAGCCTGAGCCGGAGCATCAGCAGGGGGATGGGCATGGGGAACTGGGGGATGGAGGACGTGTTCGCGCGGTCGAGCACGCGGGGGAGGTCGTGGGGTAGCCGGAGCGGGGTGGACGACGACGAGGAGGCGCTGCGGTGGGCCGCGCTGGAGAAGCTCCCCACCTACAGCCGCCTGCGCACCGGGATCCTCCGGTCGGTGGTGGCGGAAGGGGAGCAGGGGCGGCGGCAGTACCAGCACAAGGAGGTGGACGTGCGCAAGCTGGGCGTCAACGAGCGCCAGGAGTTCATCGAGCGTGTCTTCAAGGTCGCCGAGGAGGACAACGAGCGCTTCCTCAAGAAGCTCCGCAACCGAATCGACAA GGTTGGCATCCAATTACCAACAGTGGAGGTGAGGTTCGAGCATCTGAACGTGGAAGCCAAATGCCATGTGGGGAACAGGGCTCTGCCGTCGCTGGCGAACACGGCCAGGGACATCGCCGAGTCGGCCGTCGGCCTCTTGGGAATCAACCTCACCAAGAGAACCTCTCTCACCATCCTCAAAGATATCTCGGGAGTCATACAACCCTCGAG GATGACACTTCTATTAGGCCCTCCATCGTCTGGGAAGACCACCCTTTTGTTGGCTTTAGCTGGAAAACTAGACCCAACTTTGAAG ACCAGAGGAGAGATATCATACAATGGATACAGGTTGGAGGAGTTCGTGCCTCAGAAAACTGCAGCTTACATTAGCCAGAATGATGTTCATGTGGGCGAGATGACAGTCAAAGAAACATTCGACTTCTCTGCGAGGTGTCAAGGCGTAGGATCTCGATACG ATCTTCTGACGGAGCTGgcgaggagggagaaggaaggagGAATTCTGCCAGAAGCTGAAGTGGATCTGTTCATGAAGGCCACAGCAATCGAAGGAGTGAAGAGCAGCCTGCAAACGGACTACACGCTCAGG ATACTTGGGCTGGACATTTGCGCCGATACAATTGTGGGCGATGAGATGCAGAGAGGGATCTCCGGAGGTCAAAGGAAGCGCGTCACCACAG GTGAGATGATCGTCGGGCCGACCAAAGTGCTGTTCATGGACGAAATATCGACCGGCCTCGACAGCTCCACCACCTTCCAGATCGTGAAATGCCTGCAGCAGATCGTCCACCTGGGTGAGGCCACCATCCTCATGTCCCTCCTTCAGCCGGCGCCCGAGACCTTCGAGCTCTTCGACGACATCATCCTCCTCTCCGAGGGCCAGATCGTGTACCAGGGCCCCCGCGAGTTTGTCCTCGAGTTCTTCGAGGCCTGCGGCTTCCGCTGCCCCGAGCGCAAAGGCACCGCCGACTTCTTGCAGGAG GTCACGTCGAGGAAGGACCAGGAGCAGTACTGGGCGGACAAGGAAAGGCCGTACCGCTACATCTCCGTCTCCGAGTTCGCGCAGTGCTTCAAGCGATTCCACGTCGGTCTTCGTCTGGAGAACGAGCTCTCCGTCCCCTTCGACAAGTCGCAGAGCCACAAGGCCGCCTTGGTCTTCTCCAAGAAGTCTGTTTCCACCTCCGAGCTCCTCAAGGCCTCGTTTGCCAAGGAATGGCTCCTCATCAAGCGCAACTCCTTCGTCTACATCTTCAAGACCGTTCAG ATTGTCATGGTGGCGCTCATAGCGTCAACCGTGTTTCTGAGGACTCGCATGCACACGAGGAACGAGGACGATGGCGTCATCTACATTGGAGCGCTCCTCTTCGGGTTGATCGTGAACGTCTTCAATGGTTTCGCGGAGCTGTCCATCGCCATCTCGCGACTCCCGGTGTTCTACAAGCACAGGGACCTGCTCTTCTATCCGGCATGGATATTCACCTTGCCCAACTTTCTCCTCCGGATTCCCATATCGATCCTGGAAACCGTGGTTTGGACTGTCATGACCTACTACACCATAGGCTATGCTCCGGAGGCCAGCAG GTTCTTCAAGCAGCTGGTGCTGGTGTTCCTGATCCAGCAGATGGCGGCAGGGCTGTTCAGAACTGTCGCGGGTCTTTGTAGGTCCATGATCATCTCCAACACCGGTGGGGCTCTGTCCGTGCTCATCATCTTTGTTCTTGGAGGCTTCATTCTACCCAAAG ATGTGATTCCGAAATGGTGGATATGGGGCTTCTGGATTTCGCCACTTACCTACGGATACAATGCTTTAGCGGTGAACGAGTTTTTGGCTCCGAGGTGGATGAACAAACCG tcatcagatgatcgaccatTAGGAAGGGCAATCCTCGAAAACGCTAATGTCTTCCCGGAGGCTAGATGGTATTGGATTGGTGCCGGTGCGCTTCTGGGATTCAGCATCCTCTTCAATTTGCTTTTCACCTTCTTCCTCATGTATCTGAATC CTATCGGAAAACCGCAAGCTGTTATATCTGAAGAAACAGCAGCAGAGATGGAGGAAAACCGAGACGAGACAAGAGAGTCGCCGAGAATCAGGAGGGCGGGCTCCGAGAACGATTCTTTACCTCGGGAACTGTCGAAGAGGGACGGAAACAATGCCA GAGAAATGATGGTGCTGCGGATGAGCCCCAGCGGGACGAACAGGCTCAACCGTGACATGTCCATCGATGAGGCCGCCACCGGCGTTGCTCCCAAAAGAGGAATGGTTCTTCCGTTCACGCCTCTGGCCATGTCCTTTGATGAAGTCAGTTACTATGTGGACATGCCTGCG GAAATGAAAGATCAAGGAGTCACAGAAGATAGGCTGCAGCTCCTAAGGAACGTAACAGGGGCGTTCCGGCCGGGCGTCCTCACAGCCCTCATGGGCGTGAGTGGGGCTGGGAAAACCACCCTCATGGATGTTTTGGCTGGCAGAAAGACCGGTGGGTACGTCGAGGGGGATATCCGCATCTCCGGCTATCCCAAGAACCAAGAGACTTTCGCAAGGATTTCCGGGTATTGTGAGCAGAACGATATCCACTCACCTCAGGTCACCGTCCGGGAGTCCTTGATATACTCTGCTTTCCTCCGTCTCCCCAAGGAAGTCAGCGACGGAGAAAAGCTG AAATTTGTCGATGAGGTGATGGAGCTGGTGGAGCTCGACAACCTGAGAGACGCCATAGTGGGACTGCCGGGCATCACAGGGCTGTCCACGGAACAAAGAAAGAGACTGACGATTGCCGTGGAACTCGTTGCTAATCCCTCGATCATCTTCATGGACGAACCAACCTCAGGCCTCGATGCAAGAGCAGCCGCCATCGTCATGAGAACCGTGAGGAACACAGTCGACACCGGAAGAACTGTTGTTTGTACGATCCACCAGCCAAGCATCGACATATTCGAGGCCTTCGATGAG CTGCTGCTCATGAAAAGAGGCGGCCAAGTGATCTACTCTGGACCATTGGGAAGAAACTCTCACAAGATAATCGAATACTTCGAG GCAATTCCTGGAGTTCCAAAGATCAAGGACAAGTACAATCCTGCGACATGGATGCTGGAAGTCAGTTCGGTTGCAGCTGAAGTACGTCTACAGATGGACTTCGCCGAGTACTACAAATCATCAGCTCTCTACCA GCGCAACAAAGCATTGGTTGGTGAGCTCAGTAATCCGGCATCAGGAACAAATGATCTCTACTTCCCCACGCAGTTCTCCGAGTCTTCTTGGGGGCAGTTCAAGGCCTGCCTCTGGAAGCAATGGTGGACCTACTGGAGGAGCCCTGATTACAACCTGGTCAGATTTTTCTTCACCTTGGTCACTGCTCTGTTGCTAGGCTCCATATTTTGGAGAATTGGCCATAAGAG TGGAAGTGCAAACAATCTTAGGATCGTCATCGGGGCGATGTATGCGGCGGTCTTGTTCGTCGGCGTCAACAACTGCTCGACGGTGCAACCACTGGTAGCGATCGAGAGGACGGTGTTCTACCGAGAAAGGGCTGCTGGAATGTACTCCGCTTTACCGTATGCCATGGCTCAG GTGCTCGTGGAAATCCCGTACGTGGTGATTCAGGCAGCGTACTACTCGCTCATCGTCTACTCCATGATGAGCTTCCAGTGGACAGCGGCAAAATTCTTTTGGTTCTACTTCAtctccctcttctccttcctttACTTCACTTACTATGGCATGATGACCGTGTCACTGTCACCGAACCATCAAGTTGCTGCGATCTTTGCCTCCACCTTCTACTCCGTCTTTAACCTCTTCTCAGGCTTCTTCATCCCCAGACCG AGGATTCCCAAATGGTGGGTGTGGTACTACTGGATTTGCCCATTGCAATGGACGGTGTACGGTCTCATAGTAACACAGTACGGGGATTTAGAGAGCTACATCAGTGTGCCTGGCTCGGAAACCCCAATAAGGACCAAGGACTACGTGAAGGACCATTTTGGATACCACACTGACTTCATGCCTGTGGTGGCCATCGTGCTGGTCGGCTTTGCTCTCTTCTTTGCTTTCATGTTTGCTTACTGCATCAAGAAGCTCAACTTCCAGCAGAGGTAG